A stretch of Nymphalis io chromosome 29, ilAglIoxx1.1, whole genome shotgun sequence DNA encodes these proteins:
- the LOC126779443 gene encoding dynactin subunit 1 isoform X2 yields MSDKHLTLGQRVMVIGKEVKGSIAYVGNPTFATGKWIGIILDEAKGKNNGTVRGHSYFRCEENYGVFVRQTQIQLLDADDNPMETSMTTSTEEKPVSNRRLSSITVAQRSRPTTVRRKASPAQTKTGSLSMSSSRTSLASSRQSLTSYVSPTAERSGSPDLTGKRASFVETGFVETLTPQFTPGQSLTSPQPVSTAMEDKLANIQAQQEIVTLKSEVEDLKEKLETLKVRRAEDREKIRELERVRLQLDQANEFKAKIMESQAQLQRDLQRAKQEVREAQEALDVHNDETAELQEAAEMAALDKEMAEERAEALQLELEQCREKLEEATLDLQLMRAEMEAGGNIQHPYAAGEGATGYEVRQLQQQNVRLRDTLVRLRDLSAHDKHAMQKMQKDLEQYRSEIAELSRTKEKLSARVEELEAQVADLREQVDAALGAEEMVEQLAEKKMGLEDQVEQLKQDVQELEALQEVHEQLVESNRELEMDLREELEMAHAATREAAREREAALETITDRDLTIGKFRELVQRMTEQHNELRAQLESKQAGSPAPSAEQEARASPPAELGSLVQQSRASTRSIDLQLRALELAQARARADMLAACLPDHFMASNGDHDAIMFILLLQRLNTKAEIILGQIREKFPEVNVWDKESIMRTHTAVQYSFRCQLEYQLQMIQCMVCMWSGALESCSPELLLRAASALPDALTQERALDAAAHLLKTNELDENCSLDGMERCWSYLSAMWAALNMSSVEGAACSREVVLHACAALDALARALAADANALTHVLQPSDHQQELGLLHEAIQTSCATLQQQLKSVRRRLPPGVQLHALPIDLQLVARLRGAGAVALSRAARAGWLCARAALACAATAGERGDGAPLAHAALAHVWAAAVDKVYQQDDLGAVKTVKHALATVAADVAQLAAFTKDKEYDVMSLTNVASEKPTPPIVLRAQLVKKQLEETKTLTIRLENKEADIKEMRKALKAKQEELSEMQIRRELGERKLVAAAKDAEVRAQQLQRRLDDAHNALKRKEKEFEETMDHLQQDIESLESERGALRDKLKLYAKRGTHHAVASPVAVRDYTPVVTTPTPKDAPQEPPVKVTTGIAAGEVNEALQHQLKVLSWTVDRERAARAAAVSRAERAALRSLRPLHHPAAPAAALRRRAAADLELRLARLHAEWTLFVAKSGLVKFPEDPSKYARVLEQHKEKQKEIRRQLEEKLVALQVEVRSLVSLHRPWRCVEADFTEFPAPELTAAINAKAIDIGTIKYPASESVHDDTIYVTPTQLAKLRDIVSELQSDDVQLDLKPLDQTVCAA; encoded by the exons ATGTCGGATAAACATTTAACGCTGGGCCAGCGTGTTATGGTGATCGGCAAAGAAGTTAAGGGTTCTATTGCCTATGTTGGGAACCCTACCTTCGCTACTGGGAAATGGATCGGAATTATATTAGACGAAGCCAAAGGGAAGAATAATGGAACAGTTCGTGGACACTCTTATTTTCGT tgCGAAGAAAACTACGGAGTATTTGTACGTCAGACACAAATACAGCTCCTCGATGCTGATGACAACCCCATGGAGACGTCCATGACAACATCTACCGAGGAAAAGCCTGTATCTAACAGGAGATTAAGCAG TATAACAGTGGCCCAGAGGTCTAGACCGACTAC GGTGCGGAGGAAGGCGTCGCCTGCGCAGACAAAAACTGGAAGTTTATCGATGTCgag TTCCAGGACGTCACTGGCGAGCAGCCGCCAGTCGCTTACGTCGTATGTCTCCCCGACCGCAGAGAGGTCGGGTTCGCCAGACCTCACTGGCAAGAGGGCGTCGTTTGTCGAG ACTGGTTTCGTGGAGACGCTCACGCCTCAGTTTACACCCGGTCAGAGCTTAACTTCTCCGCAGCCCGTGTCCACCGCGATGGAGGACAAGCTTGCCAACATACAGGCACAGCAAGAG ATTGTCACTCTAAAATCTGAAGTCGAAGATCTCAAGGAAAAACTCGAGACGCTGAAGGTTCGTCGCGCCGAAGACCGGGAGAAGATTCGGGAGTTGGAGCGAGTGCGTCTCCAACTGGACCAGGCGAATGAGTTCAAAGCTAAGATCATGGAGTCGCAGGCGCAGCTTCAGAGGGATTTGCAGAGGGCGAAACAAGAG GTGCGCGAGGCGCAAGAAGCGCTGGACGTGCACAACGACGAGACGGCCGAGCTGCAGGAGGCGGCTGAGATGGCGGCGCTCGACAAGGAGATGGCGGAGGAGCGCGCTGAGGCGCTGCAGCTGGAGCTGGAGCAGTGCCGCGAGAAGCTGGAGGAGGCAACTCTCGACCTGCAGCTCATGCGCGCCGAGATGGAGGCCGGCGGGAACATAC AGCACCCGTACGCAGCGGGCGAGGGCGCCACGGGCTACGAGGTGCGCCAGCTGCAGCAGCAGAACGTGCGTCTGCGGGACACGCTGGTGCGTCTGCGGGACCTGTCCGCGCACGACAAGCACGCAATGCAGAAGATGCAGAAG GATTTGGAACAGTATAGATCTGAAATAGCCGAGCTGAGCCGAACCAAGGAGAAGCTATCAGCGAGAGTTGAAGAATTGGAAGCCCAGGTTGCTGATCTTCGGGAACAG GTTGACGCCGCTCTAGGAGCTGAAGAGATGGTCGAGCAACTTGCTGAGAAGAAAATGGGCTTAGAAGATCAG gtCGAACAATTGAAACAAGACGTCCAAGAGCTGGAAGCGTTGCAGGAGGTTCACGAACAGCTCGTGGAATCGAACAGGGAGCTCGAAATGGACCTCCGCGAGGAGCTGGAGATGGCTCATGCAGCGACCAGGGAG GCCGCTAGGGAACGAGAAGCAGCTTTGGAGACAATAACTGACAGGGATCTGACGATAGGCAAGTTTAGAGAGCTGGTTCAGCGGATGACGGAGCAGCATAACGAGCTGCGGGCTCAGCTGGAGTCGAAGCAAG CGGGCTCCCCGGCGCCCAGCGCGGAGCAGGAGGCGCGCGCGTCCCCCCCCGCGGAGCTGGGCTCGCTGGTGCAGCAGTCGCGCGCCTCCACGCGCTCCATCGACCTGCAGCTGCGCGCGCTGGAGCTGGCGCAGGCGCGCGCGCGGGCCGACATGCTGGCGGCCTGCCTGCCCGACCACTTCATGGCCTCCAACG GCGACCACGACGCTATCATGTTCATCCTGCTTCTGCAACGATTGAACACAAAAGCCGAAATTATATTAGGACAAATAAGAGAGaa GTTCCCAGAAGTGAACGTCTGGGACAAGGAGTCGATCATGAGGACGCACACCGCCGTCCAGTACAGCTTCAGGTGTCAGCTGGAGTACCAGCTGCAAATGATACAG TGCATGGTGTGTATGTGGAGCGGCGCGCTGGAGAGCTGCTCGCCCGAGCTGCTGCTGCGAGCCGCCTCCGCGCTGCCCGACGCGCTCACTCAGGAGCGAGCGCTGGACGCCGCCGCACACCTGCTCAAGACCAACGAGCTCGACGAGAACTGCTCGCTCGACG GCATGGAGCGCTGCTGGTCGTACCTGTCGGCGATGTGGGCGGCGCTGAACATGAGCTCGGTGGAGGGCGCGGCGTGCTCGCGCGAGGTGGTGCTGCACGCGTGCGCCGCGCTCGACGCACTCGCGCGCGCGCTGGCGGCGGACGCGAACGCGCTCACGCACGTGCTGCAG CCTTCCGACCACCAACAAGAGCTGGGCCTGCTACACGAGGCGATCCAGACGAGCTGCGCAACACTCCAGCAGCAGCTGAAGAGTGTCCGGAGACGGCTCCCCCCCGGCGTGCAGCTACACGCCCTGCCCATCGATTTACAG CTGGTGGCGCGGCtgcgcggcgcgggcgcggtgGCGCTGAGCcgcgcggcgcgcgcgggctGGCTGTGCGCGCGCGCGGCGCTGGCGTGCGCGGCCACGGCGGGCGAGCGCGGGGACGGCGCGCCGCTGGCGCACGCGGCGCTGGCGCACGTGTGGGCCGCCGCCGTCGACAAGGTGTACCAGCAGGACGACCTCGGCGCCGTCAAGACCGTCAAGCACGCGCTGGCCACCGTCGCCGCCGACGTCGCGCAGCTGGCCGCCTTCACCAAGGACAAGGAGTACGACGTCATGTCGCTCACCAACGTCGCCTCGGAGAAG CCAACACCGCCAATAGTACTGCGCGCTCAGCTCGTCAAGAAGCAGCTGGAAGAGACGAAGACCTTAACGATCCGGCTCGAGAACAAAGAGGCGGATATCAAGGAGATGAGGAAGGCTTTGAAg GCGAAACAAGAGGAACTATCAGAGATGCAGATCCGCCGAGAGCTCGGAGAACGCAAGCTCGTCGCCGCTGCGAAGGACGCAGAGGTGCGCGCGCAGCAGCTGCAGCGCCGGCTGGACGACGCGCACAACGCACTTAAGAG GAAGGAAAAGGAATTCGAAGAGACGATGGATCACCTGCAGCAAGACATCGAGTCGCTGGAGAGCGAGCGCGGCGCGCTGCGCGACAAGCTGAAGCTGTACGCCAAGCGCGGGACGCACCACG CGGTGGCGTCGCCCGTCGCGGTCCGAGACTACACAC cGGTGGTGACAACGCCCACACCAAAAGATGCGCCCC AAGAGCCGCCGGTGAAGGTGACAACTGGCATCGCCGCGGGAGAAGTTAACGAAGCCCTTCAGCATCAGCTCAAAGTGCTCAGTTG GACCGTGGACCGCGAGCGAGCGGCGCGTGCTGCGGCCGTGTCCCGCGCCGAGCGGGCGGCGCTGCGCTCGCTGCGGCCGCTGCACCaccccgccgcgcccgccgccgcgctgcgccgccgcgccgccgccgaccTCGAGCTGCGCCTCGCGCGCCTGCACGCC gAATGGACCCTGTTCGTCGCGAAGTCGGGTCTGGTCAAGTTCCCCGAAGACCCGAGCAAGTACGCTCGAGTCCTGGAACAGCATAAGGAGAAACAGAAGGAGATTAGACGTCAGTTGGAG GAGAAGTTGGTCGCGCTCCAAGTTGAAGTTCGAAGCCTCGTGTCGCTGCACCGACCCTGGCGCTGCGTGGAGGCGGACTTCACGGAGTTTCCGGCGCCGGAGCTCACAGCG GCAATAAATGCGAAGGCGATTGACATCGGCACCATTAAGTACCCAGCCTCCGAGTCGGTCCATGACGATACTATTTACGTGACGCCCACGCAGCTCGCCAA
- the LOC126779443 gene encoding dynactin subunit 1 isoform X4, with product MSDKHLTLGQRVMVIGKEVKGSIAYVGNPTFATGKWIGIILDEAKGKNNGTVRGHSYFRCEENYGVFVRQTQIQLLDADDNPMETSMTTSTEEKPVSNRRLSSITVAQRSRPTTSRTSLASSRQSLTSYVSPTAERSGSPDLTGKRASFVETGFVETLTPQFTPGQSLTSPQPVSTAMEDKLANIQAQQEIVTLKSEVEDLKEKLETLKVRRAEDREKIRELERVRLQLDQANEFKAKIMESQAQLQRDLQRAKQEVREAQEALDVHNDETAELQEAAEMAALDKEMAEERAEALQLELEQCREKLEEATLDLQLMRAEMEAGGNIQHPYAAGEGATGYEVRQLQQQNVRLRDTLVRLRDLSAHDKHAMQKMQKDLEQYRSEIAELSRTKEKLSARVEELEAQVADLREQVDAALGAEEMVEQLAEKKMGLEDQVEQLKQDVQELEALQEVHEQLVESNRELEMDLREELEMAHAATREAAREREAALETITDRDLTIGKFRELVQRMTEQHNELRAQLESKQAGSPAPSAEQEARASPPAELGSLVQQSRASTRSIDLQLRALELAQARARADMLAACLPDHFMASNGDHDAIMFILLLQRLNTKAEIILGQIREKFPEVNVWDKESIMRTHTAVQYSFRCQLEYQLQMIQCMVCMWSGALESCSPELLLRAASALPDALTQERALDAAAHLLKTNELDENCSLDGMERCWSYLSAMWAALNMSSVEGAACSREVVLHACAALDALARALAADANALTHVLQPSDHQQELGLLHEAIQTSCATLQQQLKSVRRRLPPGVQLHALPIDLQLVARLRGAGAVALSRAARAGWLCARAALACAATAGERGDGAPLAHAALAHVWAAAVDKVYQQDDLGAVKTVKHALATVAADVAQLAAFTKDKEYDVMSLTNVASEKPTPPIVLRAQLVKKQLEETKTLTIRLENKEADIKEMRKALKAKQEELSEMQIRRELGERKLVAAAKDAEVRAQQLQRRLDDAHNALKRKEKEFEETMDHLQQDIESLESERGALRDKLKLYAKRGTHHAVASPVAVRDYTPVVTTPTPKDAPQEPPVKVTTGIAAGEVNEALQHQLKVLSWTVDRERAARAAAVSRAERAALRSLRPLHHPAAPAAALRRRAAADLELRLARLHAEWTLFVAKSGLVKFPEDPSKYARVLEQHKEKQKEIRRQLEEKLVALQVEVRSLVSLHRPWRCVEADFTEFPAPELTAAINAKAIDIGTIKYPASESVHDDTIYVTPTQLAKLRDIVSELQSDDVQLDLKPLDQTVCAA from the exons ATGTCGGATAAACATTTAACGCTGGGCCAGCGTGTTATGGTGATCGGCAAAGAAGTTAAGGGTTCTATTGCCTATGTTGGGAACCCTACCTTCGCTACTGGGAAATGGATCGGAATTATATTAGACGAAGCCAAAGGGAAGAATAATGGAACAGTTCGTGGACACTCTTATTTTCGT tgCGAAGAAAACTACGGAGTATTTGTACGTCAGACACAAATACAGCTCCTCGATGCTGATGACAACCCCATGGAGACGTCCATGACAACATCTACCGAGGAAAAGCCTGTATCTAACAGGAGATTAAGCAG TATAACAGTGGCCCAGAGGTCTAGACCGACTAC TTCCAGGACGTCACTGGCGAGCAGCCGCCAGTCGCTTACGTCGTATGTCTCCCCGACCGCAGAGAGGTCGGGTTCGCCAGACCTCACTGGCAAGAGGGCGTCGTTTGTCGAG ACTGGTTTCGTGGAGACGCTCACGCCTCAGTTTACACCCGGTCAGAGCTTAACTTCTCCGCAGCCCGTGTCCACCGCGATGGAGGACAAGCTTGCCAACATACAGGCACAGCAAGAG ATTGTCACTCTAAAATCTGAAGTCGAAGATCTCAAGGAAAAACTCGAGACGCTGAAGGTTCGTCGCGCCGAAGACCGGGAGAAGATTCGGGAGTTGGAGCGAGTGCGTCTCCAACTGGACCAGGCGAATGAGTTCAAAGCTAAGATCATGGAGTCGCAGGCGCAGCTTCAGAGGGATTTGCAGAGGGCGAAACAAGAG GTGCGCGAGGCGCAAGAAGCGCTGGACGTGCACAACGACGAGACGGCCGAGCTGCAGGAGGCGGCTGAGATGGCGGCGCTCGACAAGGAGATGGCGGAGGAGCGCGCTGAGGCGCTGCAGCTGGAGCTGGAGCAGTGCCGCGAGAAGCTGGAGGAGGCAACTCTCGACCTGCAGCTCATGCGCGCCGAGATGGAGGCCGGCGGGAACATAC AGCACCCGTACGCAGCGGGCGAGGGCGCCACGGGCTACGAGGTGCGCCAGCTGCAGCAGCAGAACGTGCGTCTGCGGGACACGCTGGTGCGTCTGCGGGACCTGTCCGCGCACGACAAGCACGCAATGCAGAAGATGCAGAAG GATTTGGAACAGTATAGATCTGAAATAGCCGAGCTGAGCCGAACCAAGGAGAAGCTATCAGCGAGAGTTGAAGAATTGGAAGCCCAGGTTGCTGATCTTCGGGAACAG GTTGACGCCGCTCTAGGAGCTGAAGAGATGGTCGAGCAACTTGCTGAGAAGAAAATGGGCTTAGAAGATCAG gtCGAACAATTGAAACAAGACGTCCAAGAGCTGGAAGCGTTGCAGGAGGTTCACGAACAGCTCGTGGAATCGAACAGGGAGCTCGAAATGGACCTCCGCGAGGAGCTGGAGATGGCTCATGCAGCGACCAGGGAG GCCGCTAGGGAACGAGAAGCAGCTTTGGAGACAATAACTGACAGGGATCTGACGATAGGCAAGTTTAGAGAGCTGGTTCAGCGGATGACGGAGCAGCATAACGAGCTGCGGGCTCAGCTGGAGTCGAAGCAAG CGGGCTCCCCGGCGCCCAGCGCGGAGCAGGAGGCGCGCGCGTCCCCCCCCGCGGAGCTGGGCTCGCTGGTGCAGCAGTCGCGCGCCTCCACGCGCTCCATCGACCTGCAGCTGCGCGCGCTGGAGCTGGCGCAGGCGCGCGCGCGGGCCGACATGCTGGCGGCCTGCCTGCCCGACCACTTCATGGCCTCCAACG GCGACCACGACGCTATCATGTTCATCCTGCTTCTGCAACGATTGAACACAAAAGCCGAAATTATATTAGGACAAATAAGAGAGaa GTTCCCAGAAGTGAACGTCTGGGACAAGGAGTCGATCATGAGGACGCACACCGCCGTCCAGTACAGCTTCAGGTGTCAGCTGGAGTACCAGCTGCAAATGATACAG TGCATGGTGTGTATGTGGAGCGGCGCGCTGGAGAGCTGCTCGCCCGAGCTGCTGCTGCGAGCCGCCTCCGCGCTGCCCGACGCGCTCACTCAGGAGCGAGCGCTGGACGCCGCCGCACACCTGCTCAAGACCAACGAGCTCGACGAGAACTGCTCGCTCGACG GCATGGAGCGCTGCTGGTCGTACCTGTCGGCGATGTGGGCGGCGCTGAACATGAGCTCGGTGGAGGGCGCGGCGTGCTCGCGCGAGGTGGTGCTGCACGCGTGCGCCGCGCTCGACGCACTCGCGCGCGCGCTGGCGGCGGACGCGAACGCGCTCACGCACGTGCTGCAG CCTTCCGACCACCAACAAGAGCTGGGCCTGCTACACGAGGCGATCCAGACGAGCTGCGCAACACTCCAGCAGCAGCTGAAGAGTGTCCGGAGACGGCTCCCCCCCGGCGTGCAGCTACACGCCCTGCCCATCGATTTACAG CTGGTGGCGCGGCtgcgcggcgcgggcgcggtgGCGCTGAGCcgcgcggcgcgcgcgggctGGCTGTGCGCGCGCGCGGCGCTGGCGTGCGCGGCCACGGCGGGCGAGCGCGGGGACGGCGCGCCGCTGGCGCACGCGGCGCTGGCGCACGTGTGGGCCGCCGCCGTCGACAAGGTGTACCAGCAGGACGACCTCGGCGCCGTCAAGACCGTCAAGCACGCGCTGGCCACCGTCGCCGCCGACGTCGCGCAGCTGGCCGCCTTCACCAAGGACAAGGAGTACGACGTCATGTCGCTCACCAACGTCGCCTCGGAGAAG CCAACACCGCCAATAGTACTGCGCGCTCAGCTCGTCAAGAAGCAGCTGGAAGAGACGAAGACCTTAACGATCCGGCTCGAGAACAAAGAGGCGGATATCAAGGAGATGAGGAAGGCTTTGAAg GCGAAACAAGAGGAACTATCAGAGATGCAGATCCGCCGAGAGCTCGGAGAACGCAAGCTCGTCGCCGCTGCGAAGGACGCAGAGGTGCGCGCGCAGCAGCTGCAGCGCCGGCTGGACGACGCGCACAACGCACTTAAGAG GAAGGAAAAGGAATTCGAAGAGACGATGGATCACCTGCAGCAAGACATCGAGTCGCTGGAGAGCGAGCGCGGCGCGCTGCGCGACAAGCTGAAGCTGTACGCCAAGCGCGGGACGCACCACG CGGTGGCGTCGCCCGTCGCGGTCCGAGACTACACAC cGGTGGTGACAACGCCCACACCAAAAGATGCGCCCC AAGAGCCGCCGGTGAAGGTGACAACTGGCATCGCCGCGGGAGAAGTTAACGAAGCCCTTCAGCATCAGCTCAAAGTGCTCAGTTG GACCGTGGACCGCGAGCGAGCGGCGCGTGCTGCGGCCGTGTCCCGCGCCGAGCGGGCGGCGCTGCGCTCGCTGCGGCCGCTGCACCaccccgccgcgcccgccgccgcgctgcgccgccgcgccgccgccgaccTCGAGCTGCGCCTCGCGCGCCTGCACGCC gAATGGACCCTGTTCGTCGCGAAGTCGGGTCTGGTCAAGTTCCCCGAAGACCCGAGCAAGTACGCTCGAGTCCTGGAACAGCATAAGGAGAAACAGAAGGAGATTAGACGTCAGTTGGAG GAGAAGTTGGTCGCGCTCCAAGTTGAAGTTCGAAGCCTCGTGTCGCTGCACCGACCCTGGCGCTGCGTGGAGGCGGACTTCACGGAGTTTCCGGCGCCGGAGCTCACAGCG GCAATAAATGCGAAGGCGATTGACATCGGCACCATTAAGTACCCAGCCTCCGAGTCGGTCCATGACGATACTATTTACGTGACGCCCACGCAGCTCGCCAA